TGAGTCGGATCCTGGCACGCCGGCCAGGCTTGGAGGAGAACACCACCGGCGCGGACGGAACTCTCCCATTGATCAGGTAATAGGGATAGTTCAAGTCTCCGGGATCACCTCCCAGAAGCCGGCTATTCGCGTCCGAGGGAAGCGTCACGGCCTCCATGAGGGCTTGCGGTTCCCCCTTGGCGGCCATGCCTCGTTTCAACTGAGCGTACACACTCTCGGGTGTGAGTCCGTTGACACCGTCGATCCAGTCGTCGAATACCACGGTCCAGTCTTCGTCGTACGACCTCGGTTCGTCCGGGTCCTCGATGATCAGCGGTCCGTACAGGCCGTGGTCGAACTGAAGGCCGTCGTGGGGGTGGTAGTAGTAGGTTCCCGGTGTGGATGCTACGTACTCATAAAGGAATGAGTTTCCCATCCCGATCGGGTCCTGCGTCACATAGGGGACTCCGTCCATGTTGTTTCTGATGTCCAGGCCATGCCAATGCACGGTGGTGGGTGCTGGCAGGCGATTCGACACGTCGGCCCGTACGGTGTCGCCGGGCTGCAGCCTCATTTCCCGCCCTGGTACTCTGCCTTCATAGCTCCAGGCGTTCACGACGACGCCTCCGAGGTCCACGGGCCCGACGGTGGCAGCCATGGGAAACCGGTAGAATTTCCCGTTCCTGTAGCGCGCCTGATCGGCTCTCTGAACCTGGGGTCCGTCCGGCTGGACATAGTTCGTGGCCGATGGTGATGCGCCGCCCTCGCCCGGCTTGCCGCTCTGCGCACACCCCGCCAAGAAGGAAAATCCAGCTGCGCTCAAACCTGCCTTGAGCAGGGGTCTTCTACCGACAGCCGCCATAAGGGCATTTCCTTCGATCTCGGGACAACCGGTCGTCACGCTACTCGATCGAATGGTGTCCCGCCGTGGGACGCGGCCGACCTCAGTAGTGATCCTCACCGTCACTCCGCCGCAACGGGAATCCTCCGCATGTCCCTTTACTGATCTTTTCGTAAGTTCGGTGGGTGTGGTGGGTGGATGGTCAGGCCTGTGTGGGCGAGGAAGGACCACGGCAGTCGTGGGTTGTGGTTGACGCGGTGGATGCCTTGTTCGGTGGCGTCGGCGACATCGGCGAGGTGGTCGCCGGCGAGGTTGGCGAGCTCACGCTTCTTGAGTGAGGCGGCCCGCACGAACCGCCCGTCGAGCCGGTCTCTCACCCACATCGCCGTCGTACCGCCCGGGTTGCTCGCCCGCGCCATCTGCACGGTCAGAGACGGGATTTGCTCACCCAGAACGGGCACGGAGCGACAACGGGCACCTCGACAACTGCATCGGTCCTCGAACAGCCCCGAGCATGCCTGTTGATCACGCCGCCGTACCGGGAAACTCCAAGATCCCCGACAGAGTCAAGCTAGGGCGGGCCGGGTCCGACCTCGCCTGACGCGGCACTCGGCAGTCCTTGCGGAGCGTCCGGCCGGGCGGAACGAGCTTCCCCGCGGTTCCCCGGGTCTCCTGCCGCCGCGCCGGGGCCGACCTCGCCGACACGCACTCCCCGCACACGCGGAGGACGGCCCTTCGCACCGGCTCGACGTAGGCCGCGTCGGCGGCGGTGACCGCTGCCGTGCGGCGAAGCCGCACGGTGGGTGCGGCGGGAGGTCCCGGGGTGCGGAGCTCGGGCGACGCGTTCCGTGTGCGGGGGCCCACCCCGAGAGGGCCCGTCCCGCCCCCGCATGCCGGATCAGAGCACCCGGACGCCGATGAGGCAGGTGGCGTCGTCGGTGTCGGACTTGCTGTGGGTGAGCAGATGGTCCAGTCGCCGGTCCAGGGTCGCGGAGGCGGTCTGGGCGGTGCCGAGCAGCTGGGTCAGGGAGTCGTGGACGGAGGTGTCCCGGCGCTCGACGAGGCCGTCGGTGTACATCAGGAGGGTGTCGCCCGGATCCAGTTGGACGTCGGACTCCTCGTACTGGGCGTCGCCGAGGGCGCCCAGGAGCAGGCCGCCGGGCATGGGAAGGGTGGTGGCGCCGGCACCGCGTACGAGGACCGGGGGCAGATGTCCTGCCCTGGCCCAGCGCAGCATGCGGGACTCGGGGTCGTACAGGCCGCAGACGGCGGTGGCGGTGATGTGCTCGGTCAGATGGTGCGCCACGGTGTTGAGCCAGGACAGCAGTTGGGCCGGGCCGGCGCCGGTGACCGCGAGGCCGCGCACGGCGTTGCGGAGCACCACCATGCCGGTGGCCGCCTCGATGCCGTGGCCGGCGACGTCGCCGACGCACAGCAGGATGCGTTTGGACGGCAGCACGACCGCGTCGTACCAGTCGCCGCCGACGAGGGACTCCGATTCGGCCGGGCGGTAGCGGACGGCGACCTCGAGACCGGGGGCGTCGAGCGGTGCGCGGCGTGGCGGCATGATGGCGTGCTGGAGCTGGAGGGCGAGCCGGTTGCGCTCGGCGGACTCCTTCTCGGGGGGCGTGTTCGAGCAGCGACTCGGCGACCGCCTGGGTGTCGCCTGAGGCCAGTACGGCGCTCGGCCATGACCAGCTCGGCCACCACCGCCAGATCGCGATGGCCCTGCATCAGCCCGGAGATCCGGGCGAGGTTGGTCTTGAGCCAGTCCTGCTCCTCGTTGGCGCGGGTGGTGGCGCGCAGGGACTCCACCATCGCGTTGATGTTGTCCTTGAGGTCGCCCACCTCCCCCGGCGCCTCGACCGTGATCGACCGGGTGAGATCGCCCTCGGCGACGGCGCTGGTGACGCCGGCGATGGCGCGGACCTGGCGGGTGAGGTTCCCGGCCGGCTCGTTCACGTTCTCCGTGAGCCGCTTCCAAGTGCCGGAGACGCCCTCGACCTCGGCCTGGCCGCCCAGCCGCCCCTCGCTGCCCACCTCACGGGCGACCCGGGTCACCTCGGCGGCGAACGACGACAGCTGGTCGACCATCGTGTTGATGGTCTCCTTCAGCTCCAGGATCTCCCCCCGCGCGTCCGGCGTACCGTGCCGCGGTCCTTCGTGCGCACCGCGCCCGGCTTGTCGGAAGAGGGCCGAGCGGTGGCGGACCGGGGCTCGGGGCTGGGCCGGGGACGTCCTCCGGCCCCGCGGATTGAGCGCGGTCGCGGGAGGGTTGGGACGTCCTCCCGCCCCGCGGACTGAGCGCGGTCGCGGGAGGGTTGGGACGTCCTCCCGCCCCGCGGCAACCCGCACGGGCGGGAGGGGCCGCGGTCCGTCCGGCGGCCGTCAGGCTTCCGCGCGGTGGACAGCCGTAGGTGTCCTCGCGGCAGTCGGTTCGGCTCCGGTGGAGGAACGGGAACGGAGGGGGCCGCACCGACCGGTCTGGACCTGGTGGTTCCCGGTCCAGACCGGCGGAGGGGATGACGACGGCCGGCCGCGGCCGGCCGTCGTCGCCCCTTCCACGACCGATGAGCTCCCCCGCCGGTCTCACGACCGGGACTTCGTCTGCGCGTGACCGGCTGTGTGGCGGTTGCCGTGCCATTCGCAGATCAGGACGGTGGCGTCGTCCTTGAGCTTGCCGTGGTGGTGGTCGAGGACCGCGTGAATGAGCCGCCGCAGGGTCTCCGGCACGGGCAGTCCGTCCGCCTGACGCCTGATGACGAAGTCGACGAAGCGGCCGAGACCGAACTCCTCGCCGTCGGCATCGCGGGCTTCGGTGATGCCGTCCGTGTACAGCACGAACCGGTCACCGGGCTGCAACTGCTCACGGCACACCGTGAGCGGCATGCCCAGTTCGGTGCCCAGCGGGTGGCACGGCGGGCACTCCGGATGCGCGACCCAGCGGCCGTCGCGGATCAGTACCGGTGGCAGATGACCGCAGGTGACCCACGCCAGGCGGCCGGTGACCAGATCGAGGTCGGCCAGGAGGGCCGTGGTGTAGCAGGCATGGTCGAACTGCTGGACCAGCAGCTGCTCGACCGCCTGGCACACGTCCGCCAGAGAGGCGCCGTGACGCCGCCGGTTGCGGCACACGGCCATCGCCAGGTTCGCGGTCAGGCCTGCCGTCGTGTCGTGCCCCATGGCGTCGAAGACGGCGAGGTGCGCCACATCGGCGGCCAGAGCGTAGTCGAACGCGTCCCCGGCGGTCTCGTACGCCGGTTCCATCTGCGCGGCGATGGTGACCGTGCCGTTGGCGAAGGTCCGGGGCGGCATCAGGGTCCACTGCATCTCGGCCGAGACCGTCATGGGACGCACCCGGGTGAGTCGGGCGAAGGAATCACTGTTGGCACGTTTGGACACCAGCAGAAGACCCACCAGCGACGCCAGCGCCTCCATCGTCTCCGCGGCGTCGCCGCCCCCGTCCGGCCGGGCATCGGCGCGCAGCACCCCGAGGCGCTCGGTGCCGTCCAGAACCGGCAGCCAGTACTGCTCCCGGTCCCCGGTCACGGTGGACAGCGTGTGGGCGGTCATGAACGCCCTGCCCGCCATGGTGGCGTCGATACGCAGCTCCTGGCCGCCCAGGCCCGCGTCGATGCCACGCCCGGTGACCTCTCTCAGGAAGTCCTGTTGCAGATCGGCGACGAAGACACGGACGTCGCCCAGGCCTGCGCGCCGGGCACCCTCGGACACCAGGGCCGGCAGCTGCTCGAAGGTGGCCAGGTGGGAGGCCTTGAGCAACCCGCTCAGCATGCGGCTGGAGTCGTGCGTCGCCATGACGGGCCCATCGGGAGGGGAAGGCCCGCGTCCGCCCGTCGGCCTCGACGTACGAGAGGGCCACAGTCCTGCGGTGCGGCAGACGACGGCGAACAACGCGCCTGCGTCTTCAGCCTACGCTCGCCCACGGGGCGGGGACCGGCCCGGCGTCCGGGGGTTCGGAACGGGCCCGGGGCTCTCCGCGATCGCGGGCGGCGGCGGTGCCGGGCTCGGAGGTCCTGCGGCGTATCGCCGACGCCTCGGCCCGCGCCCCGACTCCGCGAGCCAGCACTCGGACCGCGAGGTCAGCGCGCTTCGGTGTCCGGGCCGGCGGCGCGGTCGGCCTCGTCCGCGACGAGCAGGGAGAGCAGTGCCGCCACCGTGAGTCCGGCCTCGGCCGGATGCCGCAGCACCTTCGCCTGCTCGATGCGGTAGTTGTTCGTGCGCCCCTCACGTGTGTGGGACAGATACCCCGCCTGCTCCAGGTCGGCGATGATCTTCTGGACGGCGCGCTCCGTGAGCCGGCAGTGCGCCGCGATGTCCCGGATGCGCACGCTCGAGTTGTCGGCGATGGCGGCGAGCACACGGGCGTGGTTGGTGATGAACGTCCACCCGTTGTGCGGTTCTGGCACTGCACCCATGGCTTGATCCTATGGCCGAGGAGGACGCAGGAGAAGACACGAACTGAGTTTCGTGTAACTCTTGACGGGTCACATGCTCGGGAGTGACTTTGGAGGGGGAAGACCGGTGGACTTGGGAGAGGCCGCCATGGCAGAGCACGAGTACGTACACGGATCCGGACGGTGGGGTGCGGCGACAGCGGCTGCCGCGATCCCGGCGGCCCCGCCGCCCTTCACGACGGACACCTACCCCGGGAGCGACGGGCGCCTGGTGGTGGTGCTCCGAGGCGAGCTGGACTTCGACACGGCTCCGGCGCTGAGGCTCGCCCTGGAGGAGGCACTGGGACGGTCGCGCACCGGCCTGGAGCTGGACCTTCAGGGTGTGCCCTTCCTGGACTGCTCGGGACTGAACGTGCTCCTGGGGATGCGGGACGACGCACGGGACCGGGGGAAATCCATGGCCCTCGGCGCCCGAAGCCCCGCTGTGGCACGGCTCCTCGACCTGAGCGGTACCGCCTCCCTGTTCCCCTCTCCGCGGTAGGGGTGATCGAGCCACCGAGCGCTCGGCGAACGCGCACGGGCGGGCACGCGCCGTGACCGCCGGTGCGGATCGCACCCGGCGGCGAGCCGGAGCGTACGCACGGCACGGGGCCCGGACCCGCCGTGCGGGAACCTGCTCGCCCTCCACGGGCGGCCCCCACCGGCGCGTGTGGCTGTGCTCGCCGCCGCACCGGCGCCCCGCGGTCCGCGGGCCGGACGGGGCCGCGCCGGACCGCGGCAGGGTCTCCGGCGGCGGTGCACGGCCCGGCAAATGGCCGACCGGATGCTAACCCCCGCCCACCCGAGGGCATACCGACGTGATGACGCAAGACCCCATGGACTCACCGGACGCCGCCCACCAGCGCCCCGAGCACATGAGCGACGAAACCGTGCATGCGCTTGGATCACTGTCCAAGGCGCTGGAGACCACGGAGCGGGCGCGAGGGCACCTCTACGCCTTCCACCAGTTGACCGGCAGCGCCGACCTGGAGCTGGACAACGCCGTCCGCCTGCTCCGCGAAGCCGGTCATTCCGGCCATGCCGACGTGGTCGAGCGGGAGATCCTGGGCCGCAACGTGATCCCGGGGCACTGGACGTTCCAGATCATCGAGGCCTACAACAGGACCTACTACCGGCCCTTCGCCGACGTGGAACGCGACGTGGTGCG
The genomic region above belongs to Streptomyces marianii and contains:
- a CDS encoding PP2C family protein-serine/threonine phosphatase gives rise to the protein MATHDSSRMLSGLLKASHLATFEQLPALVSEGARRAGLGDVRVFVADLQQDFLREVTGRGIDAGLGGQELRIDATMAGRAFMTAHTLSTVTGDREQYWLPVLDGTERLGVLRADARPDGGGDAAETMEALASLVGLLLVSKRANSDSFARLTRVRPMTVSAEMQWTLMPPRTFANGTVTIAAQMEPAYETAGDAFDYALAADVAHLAVFDAMGHDTTAGLTANLAMAVCRNRRRHGASLADVCQAVEQLLVQQFDHACYTTALLADLDLVTGRLAWVTCGHLPPVLIRDGRWVAHPECPPCHPLGTELGMPLTVCREQLQPGDRFVLYTDGITEARDADGEEFGLGRFVDFVIRRQADGLPVPETLRRLIHAVLDHHHGKLKDDATVLICEWHGNRHTAGHAQTKSRS
- a CDS encoding helix-turn-helix transcriptional regulator, which codes for MGAVPEPHNGWTFITNHARVLAAIADNSSVRIRDIAAHCRLTERAVQKIIADLEQAGYLSHTREGRTNNYRIEQAKVLRHPAEAGLTVAALLSLLVADEADRAAGPDTEAR
- a CDS encoding STAS domain-containing protein, giving the protein MAEHEYVHGSGRWGAATAAAAIPAAPPPFTTDTYPGSDGRLVVVLRGELDFDTAPALRLALEEALGRSRTGLELDLQGVPFLDCSGLNVLLGMRDDARDRGKSMALGARSPAVARLLDLSGTASLFPSPR